A genomic window from Lotus japonicus ecotype B-129 chromosome 1, LjGifu_v1.2 includes:
- the LOC130738663 gene encoding uncharacterized protein LOC130738663 gives MGVVVVEDDIDIDIDIDDDSFKKPGAVPFKWEIKPGLPMLHHNNHQNQQIQSPESPSLKLKPPPPAGSYLLSPVEPRTRSFRSTPKGRSDRWRFDKPLLARPEIVSSSGCFFSPFLRRLRSRKTVPKRVVEPDYTSELETLGRWSLSSRKSSPSPFRTSTTTSSSVMSSPRPVTDAEWAGFGLF, from the coding sequence ATGGGTGTGGTTGTGGTGGAggatgatattgatattgatattgatattgatgatgattcTTTCAAGAAGCCAGGAGCAGTTCCATTCAAATGGGAGATAAAACCAGGACTCCCCATGCTCCATCACAACAACCACCAGAATCAGCAAATTCAGTCACCGGAATCGCCGTCACTCAAGCTGAAGCCACCGCCGCCAGCCGGGTCGTACCTACTATCTCCGGTGGAGCCCCGGACCCGATCCTTCCGGTCAACCCCGAAGGGCCGGTCTGACCGGTGGCGGTTCGACAAACCGCTTCTTGCCCGACCCGAGATCGTGTCGTCGTCGGGTTGTTTCTTCTCGCCGTTTCTGAGGCGATTGCGGAGCAGGAAGACGGTTCCGAAGCGGGTCGTCGAACCCGATTACACGTCGGAGCTTGAGACGCTTGGCCGGTGGTCGTTGTCGTCGAGGAAGTCCTCCCCCTCGCCGTTCCGGACCTCAACGACGACGTCGTCTTCTGTTATGTCGTCGCCCCGACCCGTGACCGATGCTGAATGGGCCGGGTTCGGTCTTTTTTGA